TATTCATAAGCATAGCATATCTCAGTGAATTTTGTGAAGCAATTGATCCTGTCTTTTCTATGCAAAGTTTTTGTAACTCCTGCTCCCTGAACTTTTTTGTCCACCTCTGCTTGATGTAGTGTTCAGGTATCTGGTTAATTCCAAACTGAGTGAAGAGCCTCAGAACATGGCAACAAAGTATTCCATCTCGCTCAAACTTTGAACATATGCAGTTAAATGTCTTATTTTTCATGTCAACTTCAATAGTGAAGGAATCGTTGGGAAATTCAGCATCCTCATAGTCTACGACTCTTTGCACTGTATAGATTCTGTCCTCCTTTTCAAAAACATTGAAAGCTGATGCATCAAGTAGCTCTTTCTGAAATTTCAAGAACAGCCCCATCGTGTAAATTTCTGCCGCACGCCTTTCTATTAGTTGCCTAGTACAGTATATTGGCTTTTGCAGGGTTGACTCAAATCTATCAATGCTAACAGACTCCTCTTGGAAAATGTTATACTGACTGATGATGGTTTCTATGGTATCCTCTTGCAGAACATAGTCCTTGAAAATTGAATGTGTGCTCTCACAACGTCCAAAGGAACGTATAAATGGGCAAAATACATGTCTGAAGTAAACTGGCACCCACATAGACCTTGTCCAATACATGTGCTTCAAGTGTTCATTCAATTCTGCAGTATATTTCTCAAGCATTCCTTTCAACCATTCCCAAATTCTTCAGTAGTTAAAGAATTTATAATAAGACATATCAGCTCAGCTTCCATTCCAGGTCTGTTAACCAtaaaacctccaacttcagctGCAGCTTCCTTCACCACATGCCACATGCTGAACCGATGAAAAACTGTAGGGAATACCTCTGCAATTGATTTCTGTATAGCTGAATCCTGATGTGTAATTATAATACTTGGTTTCTTGCCATCCATCACATCTAAGAATGTCCTGAATAACCAAGAGAATGTCTCTGCCTCATCATTTTCAAGCAAATACAGTTGGCTTACCATGCCCATTAATTCCAATTAATGACGCAAAAGGCATGTGGTATGCATTGGTTCTATAAGTTGTATTAAAATGAATGAAATCTCCGTATAAAGCATAATCAAGTCTAGCTCGCGCATCTGTCCAAAAGATATTTCTTATAGTGCTATCTTCATCAGTCTTCATAGCATAGTAGAACCCAGGTTGCTCCTTTTGCAATCTTCTCACATGCTCTAGTGTGCTTCCAATATCTGTATTCCTAGTCTTCATCAGTCTGTAAGACTGTTTCAAGTTGTTGACATCAACTTTCCTGACAGGTACATTCTTGAGTCTCCCCTGTAATTTCCTGAAAATTTCCATTATCTTTGCCGGCTTAATTCTGCTTTCCTGCAATATTCTTGAGAAGTGTCTCTCTTCATCCGACATGTCCTTGTGGCTCATGAAAAATCTGGTCAACAAGGGCGAACACCAAAGTGGGTGATTATGCTCATGCATAGCTGCTGTAACTTCCCATCTATCAGCAACAAGTTTCACAGTCACCTTCATGCGACATTGAGTGTGTTCAACGGCAtctcttctcctcttcctctgtCTTGTATCAGTCTCTCTTGCTTTCCTACTTTTGTTGCACACAAATGTTATCTTCTTGTGCTTGTAATTCGTTCCTTTAATCACGGCGAATCCAGTAACTTGCCCATAGACATTGATAAAACGATGAGCATCTTGTAGTGTGGAAAATACCATGCCAACCTCTGGAGGCCTAGCCTTTTCCATTTCTTCTGGACTTGGAAACATATAGTCTTCATCACCATCAGCGTCTACTTCAGCTTGATCTTTTTGGCATTCATTGAGGTCTTCATCTCCTTCATTTAGGACGACATTCCCATTGTCTTGGCCCAGCTCCTGCAATTTAAAAAATGTTTATACCTTCCTAAGAAAAGTAATGTTCAACAAATTTAACCATGCAATAGAATTTTGGCATATACGTACCTGAACATATGTCTCTCCAGCTCCTGGGACCTGTATTTCTGACCGCCTGTTCATATCGGTATCATTCCATAGGAAAATAGGTGACTGTTGAAATGCAACGCCACTGAAATTTAGTCGTTAATATTTATTTAATACAATTTCTTTGGCCTTGTAAACTATGTGGCCATGAATATTTAGATCATACCTGCAGGCTTTCTCGAGTTGTAAGATTTCGATGTTCTCTAACCTCATGTTCAGGAGCAAGCATGATTCCATATCTTTCTTCCAAATCTGTGTCCCCTCTGCTTGTATTCTGCATATATTAAAATATCAAGTTTTTGGTATTTCATACTTCTGTAGTGTTTTATTCAAATGAAAATGATGTGACCTCTAAATAGCTTCCTATACTGCAATGTTTTTGTTATATAATGGAAGGGAACAATTTGGTGAAATAAATGGAACGATTCAACGCATTACCTGGAAAAATGCAAAAATATACATGGAAGATTTGCACATCTCATCTGTCATAAGTACTTTAAGTTCATAGCTAGTTAACATCATGAGCGCATTCCTTTTTCACATACCTCCATTTCTACCATTGCCATGTCTGATTCCACTTCTGCTTCTTTCCGTGCTTCATGGACCTGCAATGTCAGGTTGAAGAAGAAGTTGCAAATCCatttttattttccttgtgTTCAGAAGTACAAAGTATCATCAGAATATGGATTCCTCATTATTATCTTCATAAATCACAACAGGTCAATGTTCTAGGTTCACAATAACTACATCTAAAGACTGGTGAGTTTTGTTATTTTTTGTTTGGAGATCAGCTGACCTTATTCATAGCAGATGCCACGAGGCCATAAGGTTCTCTATTTGCTGATTCATTCCCTTGACGCATTCCCAAATCTCCATTA
The sequence above is drawn from the Panicum hallii strain FIL2 chromosome 7, PHallii_v3.1, whole genome shotgun sequence genome and encodes:
- the LOC112901109 gene encoding protein FAR1-RELATED SEQUENCE 5-like codes for the protein MDLHAVEISKKKMERGAESSPLLPAQTLAERNLKSYQETSGANGDLGMRQGNESANREPYGLVASAMNKVHEARKEAEVESDMAMVEMENTSRGDTDLEERYGIMLAPEHEVREHRNLTTRESLQSPIFLWNDTDMNRRSEIQVPGAGETYVQELGQDNGNVVLNEGDEDLNECQKDQAEVDADGDEDYMFPSPEEMEKARPPEVGMVFSTLQDAHRFINVYGQVTGFAVIKGTNYKHKKITFVCNKSRKARETDTRQRKRRRDAVEHTQCRMKVTVKLVADRWEVTAAMHEHNHPLWCSPLLTRFFMSHKDMSDEERHFSRILQESRIKPAKIMEIFRKLQGRLKNVPVRKVDVNNLKQSYRLMKTRNTDIGSTLEHVRRLQKEQPGFYYAMKTDEDSTIRNIFWTDARARLDYALYGDFIHFNTTYRTNAYHMPFASLIGINGHGKPTVFA